The Nitrospira sp. genome contains a region encoding:
- a CDS encoding antibiotic biosynthesis monooxygenase encodes MPVTLINVFSVPAAREAEFVQWWQDVKAHITKQEGFISGRFHKSLKPDSRFNYINVAIWENEEVYWKAYEQSVTPMKAKLGQLGVEMTPALYRVAFEY; translated from the coding sequence ATGCCGGTGACATTGATCAACGTATTTTCCGTCCCGGCCGCCAGAGAAGCAGAATTTGTGCAGTGGTGGCAGGACGTCAAGGCGCACATCACGAAGCAAGAAGGATTCATCAGCGGGAGGTTTCACAAGAGCCTCAAGCCGGATAGCCGGTTTAACTATATCAACGTCGCCATCTGGGAGAATGAAGAGGTGTACTGGAAAGCCTATGAGCAGAGCGTCACGCCCATGAAGGCCAAGCTCGGGCAACTGGGGGTTGAAATGACGCCGGCGCTCTACCGTGTCGCCTTTGAGTACTGA
- a CDS encoding DoxX family protein produces MYSFFKTDDSWAGLILRVVLGGVIFAHGAQKLLGWYGGFGFEGTMGFFTQKMGLPWLVAFLIIIGESIGSLGLIAGLLTRFTAASFIVIMLGAIATVHLPQGFFMNWFGQQTGEGFEYHLLVIGMSLALLVVGGGKWSLDGLIARWFGERAKIQPSESRESRYAFRTL; encoded by the coding sequence ATGTACAGCTTTTTCAAAACGGATGATTCCTGGGCGGGTTTGATTCTGCGTGTCGTGCTGGGAGGTGTGATCTTCGCGCATGGAGCCCAAAAATTATTGGGATGGTATGGCGGGTTCGGGTTTGAGGGCACCATGGGATTCTTTACTCAAAAAATGGGTCTTCCCTGGTTGGTCGCGTTCCTCATCATTATCGGGGAATCCATCGGCAGTCTTGGATTGATCGCAGGCCTGCTCACGCGGTTCACGGCGGCGAGCTTCATCGTGATCATGCTGGGGGCGATTGCGACCGTGCACTTGCCGCAGGGGTTCTTCATGAATTGGTTCGGACAGCAAACCGGTGAAGGCTTTGAATATCACCTGCTCGTAATCGGCATGAGTCTGGCCCTGTTGGTTGTTGGAGGCGGCAAGTGGTCGTTGGATGGGCTGATCGCTCGCTGGTTCGGTGAGCGGGCGAAGATTCAGCCATCGGAATCACGCGAGTCGCGATACGCGTTCCGAACGTTGTAA